A part of Arachis hypogaea cultivar Tifrunner chromosome 12, arahy.Tifrunner.gnm2.J5K5, whole genome shotgun sequence genomic DNA contains:
- the LOC112728835 gene encoding F-box/kelch-repeat protein At1g57790-like, with the protein MSGKRRRKLKSLVDTINDNRRLAIEVKNENLELQTWSDLPAELLELILSRLALDDNVRASVVCKRWHPVAIAVRIVNQSPWLMYFPKFGDLYEFYDPVQRKTYSVELTELSGSRVCYTKDGWLLLYRPRTHQVFFFNPFTREVIKLPRFEMAYQIVAFSCAPTSPGCVLFTVKHVSPTIVAISTCYPGATEWKTVNYQNRLPFVSSIWNKLVFCNGLFYCLSLTGWLGVFDPSERSWSVLSVPPPKCPENFFAKNWWKGKFMTEHNGDIIVIYTCSSENPILFKLDQSIMEWEEMRTLDGVTLFASFLSSHSRIDLPGMMRNSVYFSKVRFYGKRCISFSVDDYRYYPRKQCHDWGEQDPFENIWIEPPKDFSGFT; encoded by the exons ATGTCAGGGAAAAGAAGGAGAAAGCTGAAATC GTTAGTTGATACAATTAATGACAATAGAAGGTTGGCAATTGAGgtgaaaaatgaaaatttagAACTACAAACTTGGTCTGATCTCCCTGCGGAACTCTTAGAGTTAATCTTATCTCGTTTAGCTCTAGACGATAATGTTCGTGCATCTGTTGTTTGCAAGAGATGGCATCCTGTTGCTATTGCTGTACGCATCGTAAACCAATCACCATGGTTGATGTATTTTCCGAAATTTGGTGATTTGTATGAATTCTATGACCCGGTGCAGCGAAAGACTTACTCTGTTGAGTTGACCGAATTGAGTGGATCTAGAGTTTGTTACACAAAAGATGGTTGGTTATTGCTATACCGCCCCAGAACTCACCAAGTGTTCTTCTTTAATCCGTTTACTCGAGAAGTGATCAAATTGCCAAGATTTGAGATGGCATACCAGATAGTTGCCTTCTCTTGTGCTCCAACATCGCCTGGCTGTGTTTTATTTACCGTTAAGCATGTTAGCCCCACAATCGTGGCTATTAGCACATGTTATCCTGGGGCAACAGAATGGAAAACTGTTAATTACCAAAATCGCTTGCCTTTTGTTAGTAGCATATGGAATAAGCTTGTGTTTTGTAATGGACTCTTTTATTGCCTAAGTCTCACAGGTTGGCTAGGGGTTTTTGACCCATCTGAACGCAGTTGGAGTGTTCTTTCGGTCCCTCCTCCAAAGTGCCCGGAGAATTTTTTCGCCAAAAATTGGTGGAAAGGAAAATTTATGACAGAGCATAATGGAGATATCATAGTAATTTATACATGTTCTAGTGAAAATCCCATTCTTTTTAAGTTAGACCAGTCAATAATGGAATGGGAAGAGATGAGAACACTAGATGGAGTAACCCTTTTTGCTAGTTTCTTAtcatctcattcaaggattgaCCTTCCAGGAATGATGAGAAACAGCGTGTACTTCTCCAAAGTTCGATTTTATGGAAAGCGTTGCATATCATTCTCCGTGGATGACTATAGATACTATCCTCGGAAGCAGTGCCACGATTGGGGCGAACAAGACCCGTTCGAGAACATTTGGATTGAACCGCCAAAGGACTTCTCTGGCTTCACATGA